A section of the Campylobacter lanienae NCTC 13004 genome encodes:
- a CDS encoding disulfide bond formation protein B: protein MSRNLWLFSGIFMLFCVAVAHFVLQNYFYMRPCVQCVYIRYYMAIASFGAILIALFYKSIWIYMAGFLIFIYGVICGILEGLRLNAIHQAILDSNPFGVKGCLDRPKFELNIAWDEILPSLFKATGQCGLDMPMVPTDIKLDAIQGYFVSLYQDGWYLIPSLKLINMAQISIIIFSVALILGLILLILRLKGKK from the coding sequence ATGAGTAGAAATTTATGGCTATTTAGCGGCATTTTTATGCTTTTTTGCGTGGCTGTGGCGCACTTTGTTTTACAAAATTACTTTTATATGCGCCCTTGCGTTCAATGCGTTTATATACGCTATTATATGGCGATTGCGAGCTTTGGTGCGATTTTGATAGCGCTGTTTTACAAGTCAATTTGGATATATATGGCTGGATTTTTGATCTTTATATATGGCGTAATTTGTGGGATTTTAGAAGGTTTGAGATTAAATGCGATCCATCAAGCTATATTAGATTCTAATCCATTTGGCGTAAAGGGCTGTTTGGATAGGCCAAAATTTGAATTAAATATCGCTTGGGACGAGATTTTGCCATCGCTATTTAAAGCAACTGGGCAATGTGGATTAGATATGCCAATGGTGCCAACTGATATTAAGCTTGATGCCATTCAAGGCTATTTTGTGAGCCTATACCAAGATGGTTGGTATCTAATCCCAAGTTTAAAACTAATAAATATGGCGCAAATTTCAATTATTATTTTTAGTGTAGCTTTGATTTTGGGCTTGATTTTATTGATATTAAGATTAAAAGGTAAAAAATGA
- a CDS encoding dynamin family protein, with protein MLKEFIKEYKRVYQISFDDGFLGEFERFCAFICEPKFHPSKELIERLNFLSLLSHEPPLVAIVGQFSSGKSSFLNALLGADILPTGVVPVTAKPTFIKYAPNYMLKILHNDGRDEYKNIDELSAFVDQRHALKDVKNLTIYAPNELLKKISFIDTPGLNSRSDADTNETKMILKEAVALIWISLIDNAARKSELDELTLIPNSLKQNAIALLNQKDKLSSDEITRVLAHANLTYSNYFSSVEAISAKLQRENSGDSGFEAVFKFLNKIANTKEDFIKATSQEILLSSQNQNLNFINILDEISDIFTKFQNKTNLKFSELKESYNSKFEIFFEAIKQNAALIANKINSALKNQKSAYYKEKTGFLNKNSFEKIEYERVSLDIDEILAKLIYNDEKFTKIFKKFKRDLSEFQSEILADLQAIFDELKELTLRYKAKYESLRKSDPLHSDLLFADIRKFSSEVYSLFLSDIETLFLAKFSNLELFFERVFIKVSANYQNAIRLSVNFIAQKCEKSSKDYESDPLAFSLYYPRLSEINERILNELSYYEFESEFTGNSTFITKFINSLQAQTEQLMDKNQTYINSLKAKYKGDLDELSSFSWS; from the coding sequence ATGCTAAAAGAGTTTATAAAAGAGTATAAAAGAGTATATCAAATCAGCTTTGATGATGGATTTTTAGGTGAATTTGAGAGATTTTGTGCTTTTATTTGTGAGCCGAAATTTCACCCTAGTAAGGAGCTAATCGAGAGATTAAACTTCCTTAGCCTACTAAGCCACGAACCACCGCTTGTAGCGATTGTCGGGCAGTTTAGTAGCGGGAAATCAAGCTTTTTAAACGCACTTTTAGGTGCTGATATATTACCAACTGGGGTTGTGCCAGTAACCGCTAAGCCTACATTTATCAAGTACGCACCAAATTATATGCTTAAAATTCTACACAATGATGGTAGAGATGAGTATAAAAATATAGATGAGCTAAGTGCCTTTGTAGATCAACGCCACGCCCTAAAAGATGTCAAAAATCTCACAATTTACGCACCAAATGAACTACTTAAAAAGATAAGTTTCATCGATACCCCTGGGCTAAATTCAAGAAGCGACGCTGATACCAATGAGACTAAAATGATATTAAAAGAAGCCGTAGCTTTAATTTGGATTAGCTTAATCGATAATGCCGCTAGAAAAAGTGAGCTAGATGAGCTAACTCTCATCCCAAATAGCCTAAAACAAAACGCAATTGCCCTATTAAACCAAAAAGATAAATTAAGTAGCGATGAGATAACTAGAGTTTTAGCCCACGCCAATCTCACATATAGCAATTATTTTAGCTCTGTTGAGGCCATCTCAGCTAAACTCCAAAGAGAAAATAGCGGCGATAGTGGATTTGAAGCGGTCTTTAAATTCCTAAATAAAATAGCAAACACAAAAGAGGATTTTATCAAAGCAACTTCGCAAGAGATACTCCTCTCATCACAAAATCAAAATTTAAATTTCATCAATATCTTAGATGAAATTTCAGATATTTTCACTAAATTTCAAAACAAAACCAATCTCAAATTTAGCGAGCTAAAAGAGAGCTATAACTCTAAATTTGAGATATTTTTTGAAGCTATCAAACAAAATGCCGCCCTAATCGCAAATAAGATTAACTCCGCTTTAAAAAACCAAAAATCCGCCTATTATAAAGAAAAAACCGGCTTTTTAAATAAAAATAGCTTTGAGAAAATTGAGTATGAAAGAGTTAGTTTAGATATAGATGAAATTTTGGCTAAACTAATCTATAACGATGAGAAATTTACCAAGATATTTAAGAAATTTAAGCGAGATTTAAGCGAATTTCAAAGCGAAATCCTAGCTGATTTACAAGCTATTTTTGATGAGTTAAAAGAGCTAACACTTCGCTATAAAGCCAAATATGAAAGCCTTAGAAAATCTGACCCACTCCACTCAGATCTACTATTTGCTGATATTCGCAAATTTTCAAGTGAGGTTTATTCTCTATTTTTAAGCGATATTGAAACTCTATTTTTGGCTAAATTTTCAAATTTAGAGCTATTTTTTGAAAGAGTATTTATCAAAGTTAGTGCTAACTATCAAAACGCAATTAGATTAAGTGTAAATTTCATCGCCCAAAAATGTGAAAAAAGTAGCAAAGATTATGAGTCTGACCCACTTGCTTTTAGCCTCTATTATCCTAGACTTAGTGAGATAAATGAGAGAATCTTAAATGAGTTAAGTTACTATGAATTTGAGAGTGAATTTACTGGTAACTCCACATTTATCACCAAATTCATAAACTCACTCCAAGCCCAAACAGAGCAATTAATGGATAAAAACCAAACCTACATAAACTCATTAAAAGCTAAATATAAAGGCGATCTTGATGAGCTTAGCAGTTTTAGCTGGTCTTGA
- the mnmC gene encoding bifunctional tRNA (5-methylaminomethyl-2-thiouridine)(34)-methyltransferase MnmD/FAD-dependent 5-carboxymethylaminomethyl-2-thiouridine(34) oxidoreductase MnmC gives MINYQNNTLYNSKFDDIYFNTYEPLKECEYTYSSALDEVDKDEIVVAEAGFGAGLNLFCTLKKFKTLNKKSLHYIAVEKYPFTKDELNTIYSDLGLDGAIYGEFLDSYYIIPNSLLRINLDSNITIDIYFGDILEFLDECDFRADIWYLDGFAPSKNPQMWSEEFISNLAAYSNKNAIIRSFSTARFVRDRLSQNGFEIYKLKGYHKKREMLKAICITPKSKIKKQIWFDPPTITKPNRVLVVGAGIAGLSIATMLQNAGFEVVVAESKDQAAAGASSNLAGVCAPLITQPGVVLGDMHISSFLLARQFYSRFGGEFVDFCGCDEYLINGKMLSKFNHKSEFFTISSDKYPKANISLAMQIMPKNLCQNLAKELDILYNHEVKSLKRLGSGYEIGFDGLNGVRADLVIFANGNGAMELFISEFNDPYMQLSSVRGQTTMVSEFINLNRPLSARGYITKAINKIQLIGASYARGDEYALPRDSDDESNLALVSEFIDGKNIDIIGSNVGFRGYSGDRFPIIGGIHNASEYMRIYSSLLWTKAKSTHQNPIYHPNILISAAHGSRGLSTGILGANMLLDMVLGRQICVKKSIINALNPSRFLIRKLKKGLVKSSSENNKLSQL, from the coding sequence ATGATAAATTACCAAAATAACACACTTTATAACTCTAAATTTGATGATATATATTTTAATACTTATGAGCCTTTAAAAGAGTGCGAATATACCTATAGTAGTGCCTTAGATGAGGTAGATAAAGATGAAATTGTGGTGGCTGAGGCTGGATTTGGTGCGGGGCTAAATCTCTTTTGTACTCTTAAAAAGTTTAAAACTCTAAATAAAAAGAGCCTACACTATATCGCAGTTGAAAAGTATCCATTTACTAAAGATGAGTTAAATACTATCTATAGTGATCTTGGGCTTGATGGTGCTATATATGGGGAGTTTTTGGATAGTTATTATATTATCCCAAATTCTCTTTTAAGGATTAATTTAGACTCAAATATCACTATTGATATATATTTTGGTGATATTTTGGAGTTTTTAGATGAGTGTGATTTTAGGGCTGATATATGGTATTTAGATGGTTTTGCCCCTAGCAAAAATCCGCAAATGTGGAGCGAAGAGTTCATATCAAATTTAGCCGCTTATTCTAACAAAAATGCGATTATCAGGAGTTTTAGCACTGCTAGATTTGTGCGTGATAGGCTTAGTCAAAATGGATTTGAGATATATAAATTAAAGGGCTATCATAAAAAGCGAGAGATGTTAAAAGCGATCTGTATAACTCCAAAATCTAAGATAAAAAAGCAAATTTGGTTTGATCCACCAACTATCACAAAGCCTAATAGAGTTTTGGTAGTTGGTGCTGGTATAGCTGGATTATCCATAGCGACTATGCTTCAAAATGCTGGATTTGAAGTAGTCGTAGCTGAGAGCAAAGACCAAGCCGCCGCCGGTGCTAGCTCAAATTTGGCTGGTGTTTGTGCGCCACTCATTACACAGCCTGGGGTGGTTTTGGGTGATATGCATATTAGCTCATTTTTATTAGCTAGGCAATTTTATAGCCGTTTTGGTGGTGAGTTTGTGGATTTTTGTGGATGTGATGAGTATTTGATAAATGGTAAAATGCTTAGTAAATTCAACCACAAAAGCGAATTTTTTACAATTAGTAGCGATAAATATCCTAAGGCAAATATAAGCCTAGCTATGCAAATTATGCCTAAAAATCTCTGCCAAAACCTAGCTAAGGAGCTTGATATACTCTATAATCACGAAGTAAAATCGCTTAAACGCCTTGGTAGTGGCTATGAGATTGGCTTTGATGGACTAAATGGGGTTAGGGCGGATTTGGTGATTTTTGCTAATGGAAATGGGGCTATGGAGCTTTTTATAAGTGAGTTTAATGATCCATATATGCAACTTAGCAGCGTTCGTGGGCAGACTACGATGGTAAGTGAGTTTATAAATCTCAATAGACCACTTAGCGCTAGGGGATATATCACAAAGGCGATTAATAAAATTCAGCTAATAGGTGCTAGTTACGCTAGGGGTGATGAGTATGCCTTGCCTAGGGATAGTGATGATGAGTCAAATTTGGCTTTGGTAAGTGAGTTTATAGATGGTAAAAATATAGATATAATTGGCTCAAATGTTGGATTTAGGGGTTATAGCGGGGATAGATTTCCTATAATTGGCGGGATACATAATGCTAGTGAGTATATGCGAATTTATAGCTCGCTCTTATGGACAAAGGCTAAATCAACTCACCAAAATCCGATATACCATCCAAATATTTTGATATCAGCAGCTCACGGATCAAGGGGGCTTAGCACTGGAATTTTGGGGGCTAATATGCTATTAGATATGGTTTTGGGGCGTCAAATTTGCGTTAAAAAGAGCATAATCAATGCTCTAAATCCATCAAGATTTCTAATTAGAAAACTAAAAAAAGGCTTAGTAAAATCAAGTAGCGAAAATAATAAGCTAAGTCAATTATAA
- a CDS encoding N-acetylmuramoyl-L-alanine amidase family protein: MGKIVKFLLPFFLAIFAFGGGVFDDFDNKFTKANKQDRIQIYHELKGVYLNSILNDNEKLKLESLKRLVSGAKILGVDDSVYAKELKSIENKKDEKPKATAENKIQTQNKTETKNQAKTQNKAQATKQEKAQAKANEKSQNKTDNKTPAKAEAKAATKTAVKTMAKSENKSNQIAKILSLSSSKNAFVVNLNTNSNKIDIKSSELNQSKSYRKIFEFDGVLTTKYENKKSQISDQIRVAQFNKERVRIVFTDDKEQDIEYKFDGNSIIFTLKNSKNTTQKATTKAVSKTDKKPTTQKNSQKTPTKVANQAKGKIVVLDAGHGGKDAGAVGKNKLYEKNIVLNIALEAGKILKNRGYKVYYTRSNDKFINLRDRTSFANEKKADIFISIHANAAPNEKKAKEMQGIETYFLSPTRSERSMQAANLENKADTDEMNYFTKISYLNFLNREKIIASNKLAIDVQSNLLSAVKSKFKVVDGGVREAPFWVLVGALMPAVLIEAGYITHTNDHKLLSNKSYTDKIALGIADGIDDYFAKNQ, from the coding sequence ATGGGGAAAATAGTTAAGTTTTTATTGCCGTTTTTTCTTGCTATTTTTGCTTTTGGTGGTGGTGTTTTTGATGATTTTGATAATAAATTTACCAAGGCAAATAAGCAAGATAGAATTCAAATCTATCATGAGTTAAAAGGAGTGTATCTAAACTCGATATTAAATGATAATGAGAAGTTAAAATTAGAGAGCTTAAAAAGATTAGTTAGCGGTGCTAAGATACTTGGGGTTGATGATAGCGTATATGCCAAAGAGCTAAAAAGTATAGAAAATAAAAAAGATGAAAAGCCTAAAGCCACCGCAGAAAATAAAATCCAAACCCAAAATAAAACTGAAACAAAAAATCAAGCAAAAACCCAAAATAAAGCTCAAGCCACAAAGCAAGAAAAAGCTCAAGCCAAAGCGAACGAGAAAAGTCAAAATAAAACAGATAATAAAACACCGGCAAAAGCTGAAGCAAAAGCCGCAACAAAAACGGCAGTAAAAACCATGGCGAAAAGCGAAAACAAAAGCAATCAAATAGCCAAAATTCTATCGCTATCAAGCTCCAAAAATGCTTTTGTCGTGAATTTAAATACCAATAGCAATAAGATTGATATCAAGAGTTCTGAGCTAAATCAGAGTAAATCATATCGCAAGATATTTGAATTTGATGGGGTATTAACTACCAAATATGAGAATAAAAAATCTCAAATTTCAGATCAAATAAGGGTAGCGCAATTTAATAAAGAGCGAGTTAGAATTGTTTTTACCGATGATAAAGAGCAGGATATAGAGTATAAATTTGATGGTAATAGCATAATTTTCACACTCAAAAATAGCAAAAACACAACCCAAAAAGCCACCACAAAAGCAGTGTCAAAAACAGATAAAAAACCAACAACACAAAAAAATAGCCAAAAAACACCAACTAAGGTAGCAAATCAAGCTAAAGGAAAGATTGTAGTATTAGACGCTGGACATGGTGGTAAGGACGCTGGGGCTGTGGGCAAAAATAAATTATATGAAAAAAATATTGTCTTAAATATAGCGCTAGAAGCTGGTAAAATACTAAAAAATCGTGGATATAAAGTCTATTATACAAGGAGCAATGATAAATTTATAAATCTTAGAGATCGCACAAGCTTTGCTAATGAAAAAAAGGCCGATATCTTCATCTCTATTCACGCAAACGCCGCTCCAAATGAGAAAAAAGCCAAAGAGATGCAAGGTATCGAGACATATTTTCTAAGCCCGACTAGAAGTGAGCGAAGTATGCAAGCTGCGAATTTGGAAAATAAAGCTGATACTGATGAGATGAATTATTTCACTAAAATTAGCTATCTAAATTTCTTAAATAGAGAAAAGATCATCGCATCTAATAAACTTGCTATTGATGTCCAATCAAATCTTTTAAGTGCGGTTAAATCTAAATTTAAAGTCGTAGATGGTGGCGTTAGAGAGGCTCCATTTTGGGTTTTGGTGGGGGCTTTGATGCCTGCTGTTTTGATAGAGGCTGGATATATAACTCATACAAATGATCATAAACTACTATCAAACAAAAGCTACACAGATAAAATCGCTCTTGGTATAGCAGATGGAATTGATGATTATTTTGCGAAAAATCAATGA
- a CDS encoding dynamin family protein, with translation MIKILEQIWGVKTLYVDGNHLSEFNSDEAAIILCINPRNYDRLIKLDSLKSIFDRANLNLNEYSVELSQVGILNAIKALKIDINKVLAGLNELAKNDIIDFSGYTLISEFINSLELDFKDISEATAQPFHKNLHTLNEIHKILSEFNLKDLSQRLKNAYDSANNSKFKIAVTGVINAGKSSTLNALMNKKILGASNIPETANLSVLTYSEDEFAKVCFWSPEELKSMDLEPKILKDKIIPIDELKSYTTASNEISKMVKEVILGIKLDILKDGIDIVDTPGLDDAVVLREILTANYMSQSDFTLHLMNASQSATKKDMAFIVNTLKNGKSAGLIIALTHIDKLSPNDIKEVLNYTKNSIKTELSECGFDESLADETKFFTISAIKNIGIDELKSYLYESFFGSNSKKATLIIDNYKKELLNIANLIEDDLKAQKTALTSDTSTAKELVKSLQNEIDEISSATNSINSELENLLKRLNYDNENSNATLKSISAKIKDRVISDVKYATNKKIKLDTARLGVIIESGFNDSFIDFFRDFKQQISKDIDSANKILELKLGAKNANLNLPDIRGYIDQNLPKINYEILNSDVNKAIKNDKNIEIIGANLIKIFDDFIVSLNLPNQLSKLASACTNEYINGIKFELNAMREHLQTKEEQINKLAKSAFENIKDKEQLITDIDTKISQCQEIKNRIELC, from the coding sequence ATGATTAAGATATTAGAGCAAATTTGGGGAGTTAAAACCCTATATGTAGATGGGAATCACCTAAGTGAATTTAATAGCGATGAAGCGGCGATAATACTTTGTATAAATCCACGAAATTATGATAGATTGATTAAATTAGATAGCTTAAAATCCATCTTTGATAGAGCAAATTTAAATCTAAATGAGTATAGCGTAGAGCTTAGCCAAGTAGGTATATTAAATGCTATAAAAGCCCTAAAAATAGATATTAACAAAGTTTTAGCTGGGCTTAATGAATTAGCTAAAAATGATATTATAGATTTTAGTGGCTACACTTTAATAAGTGAGTTTATAAACTCTCTTGAGCTTGATTTTAAAGATATCAGTGAGGCTACTGCTCAACCCTTTCACAAAAATCTTCACACGCTAAATGAGATCCATAAAATTCTAAGCGAATTTAATCTTAAAGATCTTAGCCAAAGGCTAAAAAACGCCTATGATAGCGCCAATAACTCTAAATTTAAAATAGCAGTTACTGGAGTTATCAACGCTGGTAAAAGTAGCACTTTAAACGCTTTGATGAATAAGAAAATTCTAGGCGCATCTAATATCCCTGAAACGGCGAATTTAAGTGTCTTAACATATAGCGAAGATGAATTTGCCAAAGTATGTTTCTGGTCGCCTGAGGAGCTAAAATCGATGGATTTAGAACCAAAAATCCTAAAAGACAAAATCATCCCAATAGATGAGCTAAAGTCCTACACGACAGCTTCTAATGAGATTAGCAAGATGGTTAAAGAGGTGATTTTGGGGATTAAATTAGATATTTTAAAAGATGGAATTGATATAGTTGATACTCCTGGCCTTGATGATGCGGTGGTATTGCGTGAGATTTTAACAGCTAATTATATGAGTCAAAGCGATTTTACACTTCATTTAATGAACGCTAGTCAAAGCGCAACAAAAAAAGATATGGCATTTATAGTAAATACTCTAAAAAATGGTAAAAGCGCAGGCCTAATCATCGCTCTTACGCACATTGATAAGCTTAGCCCAAATGATATAAAAGAGGTTTTAAACTACACCAAAAATAGCATAAAAACCGAGCTTAGTGAGTGTGGGTTTGATGAAAGCTTGGCTGATGAGACGAAGTTTTTTACCATTTCAGCGATTAAAAATATCGGAATAGATGAGCTAAAAAGCTATCTTTATGAGAGCTTTTTTGGCTCAAATTCTAAAAAGGCAACCCTAATTATCGATAACTACAAAAAAGAGCTTTTAAATATCGCAAATTTAATAGAAGATGATCTAAAAGCACAAAAAACAGCCCTAACTTCAGATACCTCCACAGCCAAAGAGCTTGTCAAATCACTCCAAAATGAGATAGATGAGATAAGCAGTGCCACAAATAGTATAAATAGCGAACTTGAAAATCTACTTAAAAGATTAAATTATGATAACGAAAATAGCAACGCAACCCTAAAATCCATAAGCGCTAAAATCAAAGATAGAGTAATCAGCGATGTCAAATACGCCACAAATAAAAAAATCAAGCTAGATACCGCTAGACTTGGAGTGATTATAGAGAGTGGTTTTAATGACTCTTTTATAGATTTTTTCAGAGATTTTAAGCAACAAATCAGCAAGGATATTGACTCTGCTAATAAAATTTTAGAGCTAAAACTTGGGGCGAAAAATGCGAATTTGAATCTGCCAGATATTAGGGGCTATATAGACCAAAATCTACCTAAAATCAACTACGAAATTTTAAATAGCGATGTAAATAAAGCTATAAAAAATGATAAAAATATTGAGATTATAGGGGCTAATTTAATCAAAATTTTTGATGATTTTATAGTGAGTTTAAATCTACCAAACCAACTTAGCAAACTAGCTAGTGCTTGTACAAACGAGTATATAAATGGTATTAAATTTGAGTTAAACGCTATGAGAGAGCATCTACAAACCAAAGAAGAACAGATAAACAAACTAGCCAAATCAGCCTTTGAAAATATCAAAGACAAAGAGCAATTAATAACCGATATAGATACCAAAATATCGCAATGCCAAGAGATCAAAAATAGGATAGAGCTATGCTAA
- the galU gene encoding UTP--glucose-1-phosphate uridylyltransferase GalU codes for MIQTCLFPAAGYGTRFLPATKSLPKEMLPILTKPLIHYGVDEAREAGMSNMAFVTGRGKRALEDYFDISYELEHQISGSSKEYLLNDIRELMDQCTFTFTRQMHMRGLGDAIYSGKGLVGDEAFGVILADDLCVNEDGENVLSQMVKIYEKYRCSIVAVMEVPKENVSSYGVVDGRFIEDDLIMVNDMIEKPDPKDAPTNLAIIGRYILTPDIFDIIENTNPGKNGEIQITDALLKQAQNNMVLAYKFKGRRFDCGSVSGFVEATNFFFESENGRK; via the coding sequence ATGATACAAACCTGCCTTTTCCCGGCTGCTGGATATGGAACTAGATTTTTACCAGCGACTAAAAGTCTGCCAAAAGAGATGTTACCGATCCTTACAAAGCCCTTAATCCACTATGGCGTAGATGAGGCTAGAGAGGCCGGTATGAGCAATATGGCATTTGTTACAGGGCGTGGAAAGAGAGCTTTGGAGGATTATTTTGATATAAGTTATGAGCTTGAGCATCAGATATCAGGGAGTAGCAAAGAGTATCTACTAAATGATATTAGAGAGCTTATGGATCAATGTACCTTTACCTTCACTCGTCAAATGCATATGAGAGGCCTTGGGGACGCTATTTATAGCGGTAAGGGGCTTGTGGGAGATGAGGCTTTTGGGGTGATTTTGGCTGATGATTTATGTGTAAATGAAGATGGTGAAAATGTGCTTTCTCAAATGGTAAAAATCTATGAAAAGTATCGTTGTAGCATAGTTGCGGTAATGGAAGTACCTAAAGAAAATGTAAGTAGCTATGGCGTTGTAGATGGTAGATTTATAGAAGATGATTTGATAATGGTAAATGATATGATAGAAAAGCCAGACCCAAAGGATGCCCCTACAAATTTAGCTATCATCGGTAGATATATATTAACTCCTGATATTTTTGACATTATAGAAAATACAAATCCAGGTAAAAATGGCGAAATACAGATCACAGACGCACTCTTAAAACAGGCTCAAAATAATATGGTTTTGGCCTATAAATTTAAGGGACGAAGATTTGATTGTGGTAGTGTGAGTGGATTTGTAGAGGCTACAAATTTCTTTTTTGAGAGCGAAAATGGTAGAAAATAG
- a CDS encoding DUF234 domain-containing protein, giving the protein METIKYLQFYFVFDRVMSGYDDIFVAIESEILDRFDNFTDEFSFDYDETKRFLMRLAKGDRKRFATSKYLPRPLSSAIISELLDKKFIKIEQSKEIKPIKNRHQKLKKELRRYQIQDKIHFTKRFYRFWFRFIEPNLDLLKNNQKDIVINEIKNEFDHYCSLEFELACIELLSKSLNIPKGQISSYWDRENEIDIYANYDGFTIVAEAKYKERKICKNILNLLIQKCEKSKINWDKIALFSKSGFSNELLGLRDDRVILFDIDDFKDLYE; this is encoded by the coding sequence TTGGAAACCATAAAATATCTACAATTTTATTTTGTTTTTGATAGGGTTATGAGTGGTTATGATGATATTTTTGTGGCGATTGAGTCTGAAATTTTGGATAGATTTGATAATTTTACGGATGAGTTTAGCTTTGATTATGATGAGACAAAAAGATTTTTAATGCGTCTAGCAAAGGGCGATAGAAAGAGATTTGCCACTAGTAAATATCTACCAAGACCATTAAGTAGCGCTATAATAAGCGAGCTATTGGATAAAAAATTTATTAAAATTGAGCAATCTAAGGAGATAAAACCTATTAAAAATCGCCACCAAAAGTTAAAAAAAGAGCTTAGAAGATACCAAATTCAAGATAAAATTCACTTTACAAAGCGATTTTATAGATTTTGGTTTAGATTTATAGAGCCAAATTTAGATCTCTTAAAAAACAACCAAAAAGATATAGTGATAAATGAGATAAAAAATGAGTTTGATCACTATTGCTCACTGGAGTTTGAGCTAGCTTGTATCGAGCTTTTATCTAAGAGTTTAAATATCCCAAAAGGGCAAATCTCAAGCTATTGGGATAGAGAAAATGAGATCGATATCTATGCCAATTATGATGGTTTTACCATAGTAGCAGAGGCAAAATATAAAGAGAGAAAAATATGTAAAAATATCTTAAATTTACTAATCCAAAAGTGCGAAAAATCCAAAATAAATTGGGATAAAATAGCGTTATTTTCAAAATCAGGCTTTAGCAATGAGCTTTTAGGGCTTAGGGATGATAGGGTGATTTTGTTTGATATTGATGATTTTAAGGATCTATATGAGTGA
- a CDS encoding sensor histidine kinase, translating into MSDKTKSIEDGLKSLIEQTYLIEKEYKILGESYANLQKFTQGIVESLGASLWAISTDGEVVLSNDKAKQIMGILDKINMQKSTQEIEFDNRVYAIKITHSMKNQIILATDITDEKRAARLVSMGAVAAHLSHEIRNPIGSISLLTSTLLKRIDEKNRPLILEIQKAIYRVERIIKATLLFTKGVHIKAVEFKLENLEILCREAINQYAFSKEIEFKFSGFDGAICGDIDLLDLVFSNFIFNAIDAIEESDDEIGSVSLEHKFENGSHHFYISDSGVKLPSDAIFEPFKTTKLKGNGLGLALSLEIINAHKGSVSVQSEPKIFTITIP; encoded by the coding sequence ATGAGTGATAAAACTAAAAGCATAGAAGATGGGCTAAAAAGCCTAATAGAACAGACATATCTAATAGAAAAAGAGTATAAAATTCTAGGCGAATCATATGCTAATTTGCAGAAATTCACCCAAGGGATCGTAGAGAGCTTAGGTGCTTCATTGTGGGCTATTAGCACAGATGGCGAAGTGGTGTTAAGCAATGATAAAGCCAAGCAGATTATGGGAATTTTAGATAAAATTAATATGCAAAAAAGCACACAAGAGATTGAATTTGATAATAGAGTCTATGCCATCAAAATAACTCATAGTATGAAAAATCAAATAATCCTAGCCACCGATATAACAGATGAAAAAAGAGCCGCTAGGCTCGTTTCTATGGGGGCAGTAGCGGCGCATTTATCACATGAAATCAGAAATCCCATAGGCTCGATTTCTTTGCTGACTAGCACGCTTTTAAAGCGTATTGATGAGAAAAATCGCCCATTGATATTAGAAATTCAAAAGGCCATTTATAGAGTTGAAAGAATCATCAAAGCTACTCTTTTATTTACCAAAGGCGTCCATATAAAAGCAGTTGAGTTTAAGCTAGAAAATTTAGAAATTCTATGCCGTGAAGCTATTAATCAATATGCTTTTAGCAAGGAGATTGAGTTTAAATTTAGTGGATTTGATGGGGCTATATGCGGTGATATAGATCTGCTTGATTTGGTGTTTAGTAACTTTATATTTAATGCTATTGATGCGATTGAAGAGAGCGATGATGAGATTGGGAGCGTGAGTTTGGAGCATAAATTTGAGAATGGATCGCACCATTTTTATATCAGTGATAGTGGGGTGAAATTGCCTAGTGATGCGATATTTGAGCCTTTTAAGACAACAAAATTAAAAGGCAATGGCCTTGGCCTAGCTCTAAGTTTGGAGATTATCAATGCACACAAAGGCTCTGTATCAGTCCAAAGTGAGCCTAAAATTTTTACAATAACTATCCCTTAA